GTCGTTAACCGACAGCAGATAGCCATTTTTATCGACTTCAATCTGCTGGCCCTTAAACAAAATCGAATCTACCACGTAATCACCTTGTCAAACGTTAAAGAGAGTTTTACCCAGTCGTGGTAATCAACCAACTTCGCATCAGGGTAACGTGCTGTAATCATGGCTGTCAGCCCCCGGGCATGGACATCTTCATCTAAAAAATACACAGTTTTGCCGGCAAGTTTTGCCTGCCAACTGGCATGAAGCAGGGAGCCTGTGGCATTGCCACTGATTATCAGCGCATCCTGCTTACCCGCATAGCGAAGGGCGAGGCGAAGACCGGCGCTTTGCGCAGATGAGCTTTGAATATGATGCAAAATCATCAGTACACCACCACTTCATCGACCGAGCCGAAATGTTCACGGATATCACTGTTTGTCAGCACTTGAACATCCAGGGGCAGAGCGCTTGGCGCTATCGCGAATTCCTTCAGGCTTTCCTCACACACGTAAAGGTTTTCGATATCGTAAAACTCCAGCGCACCAAAGGTGGCTATGTAGTCGCGGCAACCGATGGATTCCGGCTCTTGATTAGAGATCAGGTGCAGTACGCCTTCATCGGTGAACAGTAAACTGGTTTCTAAATCATAACTAGCTGCCAGCATGGCAAAATCCAGTGCCTCCCGGCCAGCAGCATTGCTGTGGGGCGACGTTGAAAACACAACACAGAGTTTTTTCACTGTCACTCCTTAGAAACAGATGAGCCGGTCGGCTTTGGCGATGCCACTTACCAACTCGCCCAGGCCGCCGTTAGTGAAATGTTCATCCACATTCCAATGACTGAGCCCTTGGGTTTCAGCTTCTTCTTTCGCCACCATGCCTCGTCTTAAGGCCGCAGACACGCAATTGACCAGTTCAACATTGTGTAGTTTGGCCAGTTTTTGCCAAGCCTGATACACGTTGAACTCATCGGATGCTGGCGAACCGAGGCTCGATGCGTTAAACACGCCATCCTGATAAAAAAATACCTGAAGAATGTGGTGGCCTTCGTCGATTGCGGCCTTGGCAAACCTGAGCGCGTGCACGGGCGCTGCGCTACCATAGGCTTTACCTGATACCTGAAGAATAAATGTGCTCATAATAAAAAAATGGCCCTCGAAGTGGGCCATTTTACCTTAACTCTGTGGAATGTTTAATCGTCGTTGTTCATGCCAAGAATGCGCAAAATAGCGAGGAACAAATTGAGGAAGTCCAGATACAGCGACACAGTGGCGCGAATATAGTTGGTTTCGCCGCCGTTTACGATGCGACTGGTATCAAACAGAATAAGACCGGTAAACACCAAAGCGGTTGCCCAGGACAGCAGCATGTACGCGGTGCTGTTGCCAACGAACAAATTAATCAGGCCACCAATCACAATCACAATTAAACCGGCGAACAAAAAGCCACCCATAAAAGAGAAGTCTTTTTTAGTGGTGAGGGCATACATGGACAAGCCGATAAAAATGGCTGACGTGAGGCCGAATGCTTGCATGATAAGTTCAGGGCCATTGGCCATGCCCGCATAGTGGTTCAGGATAAAACCGAGTGAAGCGCCTTCCATACCAGTAAAGGCAAATACCCAAAACAGACCTGCTGCGGTGTCGGCTTTACGCAGGGTGACAAACAGCAGAATGAATCCGCCGATGGCAAAACCCAGAGACATCAAAGGCGAAATGCCCATCGCCGTGGCAATCCAGGCGCACAGCGCTGAAAATGCCAGTGTCATGGAAAGCAACATATAGGTGTTTTTGATGAGCTTGTTGACTTCCAGTGTCGACTGCTTGGAAACCAGAATTTCCTGTGACATTTCAATGTCTCCTTAATGTATGACTATCTTGGCTATCATAACTGAATTCCCGGCGGAAACCACACTTATGCCAGCCATTCGCGGTGCAGCTTTTCACTGTCGCCGAGGTAATCAAGCACCCAACTGAGTGCAGGCGAGGGCGCATCACCGTTCCACGCCAGACAGCAAGGACTGGGCGCCTTTGGCTGCTCAAGTGTTTTTTCCATCAACAATCCGGCCTGAATAAAGGGCGCCGCAAGGTGTCTTGGCATGTAACCTATTCCCAAGCCGTTGGTGAAACAGTTAATGGCACGGATCCAGTCCGGCACAACCAGCCGACGTTGATTGTCCAAAAGCCAGGTCGTACGTTTGGGAATTTCCCGCGATGTATCTTCAAGACAAATGGAGGGGAATGGCCTTAGCATATCATCGCTTAACGGTGCCTCTATGGACGCAAGAGGGTGATTTTTAGACACCAAAAACGCCCAGTCGATAACCCCCATGTCCCGGTATTGGAATACGCCACCAACGGGAATGGCCGTTGTAGCGCCAATGGCAATGTGGCTGCGTCCTGTAGCAAGTGCTTCCCATACACCGTTGAATACTTCGATGCGTATGATTAACTCGACATCCTGAAAATGCCTGTAAAAATCAGCGATTAACACGCTTATCTTGTCTGCTCGGACAATGTTGTCCAGCGCGATGGACAGGGTTGGTTGCCAGCCATTGGCAATACGCTGTGTTCCGCGCTTGAGTTCATCCATTTGCGATAGCATGGCGCGGGCTTCACGGACGAAGTGCTCACCGGCTACCGTCAGACTCACGCTACGGTGATGGCGGTTAAACAGTACCACACCCAATTCGTCTTCGATTTGCTTGATTGCATAGCTGACCGCGGAAGGCACCTTGTGCAACTTTGCCGCTGCAGCGGTAAAACTACCGACCTGAGCAACGATATCGACCAACTCCAGCGATTGTTCCGACAGCATGGTGAATTTCCTGATGTAAGAAGGGCACTTTGCCATGAATTATTTTGGTTACAGTATGCAAAATTAACCGTTTCACAGCGGTAAAACAAGTTATTAGACTCCACGGCGCTAAGATAAATCTAAATCGTGGAGGTATGTTTGATTTCCAATTCACTGACTAAACGCAGAAGTTTAGTATTCTTCCCCTATCTTGCGCTGCTGAGTATGCTCGGATTTTTGGCCACAGACATGTATCTTCCTGCATTCAATCAGATTGAATCTAGTTTGAACACGTCCGCCAGTTTGGTGGCCATGACCCTTACCTGCTTTTTGGGTGGTCTCGCCATTGGGCAACTGGCATATGGCAGCCTTTGCGACAAATTTGGCAAGCGAAACACACTAATGGCTGGCCTTGGTGTATTTGCTGTAAGCAGCATTTTGCTGGGGTTTACCGAAAATATCAGTGTCTTTTTTGTGCTCAGGGTTATTCAAGCATTCGGTGCATGCAGTGCCGCCGTCATCTGGCAAGCACTGGTGATGGAAAAATTTGACGAAGGCGAGGCGAGAAAGGTGTTTTCGTCGATTATGCCCTTGGTTGCTCTGTCTCCAGCACTGGCGCCTTTGATGGGAGCCTGGGTCAGCGAGCAGTTTGGCTGGCGTGCCATCTTCATCATCCTGGCCATTGTTGGGCTATTACTGGCCGCCATGACACCAGCGCTGGCGAAAGAATCCCGCACTCGCAGCCAATCCGAGCCTATTCTTGTTAAGAACATCCTGAAAAACCGTGCTTTTCAGAATAACGTGGCGATATTTGGGGCCTGCAGTGCTGCCTTCTTTTGCTATCTGACATTGTGGCCTGCTGTGATGCAACACCATGGCTACGCTGCTGCAGAAATTGGGCTCAGTTTTATTCCTCAAACCCTGGCATTTATGCTGGGCGGGTTTGCCTGCAAAAAAGCATTGCACTCCCATAGCCCTGAAGCTATCAAGAACATGCTCATCACAGGGTTTGTGG
This portion of the Shewanella amazonensis SB2B genome encodes:
- the tusB gene encoding sulfurtransferase complex subunit TusB; its protein translation is MILHHIQSSSAQSAGLRLALRYAGKQDALIISGNATGSLLHASWQAKLAGKTVYFLDEDVHARGLTAMITARYPDAKLVDYHDWVKLSLTFDKVITW
- the punR gene encoding DNA-binding transcriptional activator PunR; this encodes MLSEQSLELVDIVAQVGSFTAAAAKLHKVPSAVSYAIKQIEDELGVVLFNRHHRSVSLTVAGEHFVREARAMLSQMDELKRGTQRIANGWQPTLSIALDNIVRADKISVLIADFYRHFQDVELIIRIEVFNGVWEALATGRSHIAIGATTAIPVGGVFQYRDMGVIDWAFLVSKNHPLASIEAPLSDDMLRPFPSICLEDTSREIPKRTTWLLDNQRRLVVPDWIRAINCFTNGLGIGYMPRHLAAPFIQAGLLMEKTLEQPKAPSPCCLAWNGDAPSPALSWVLDYLGDSEKLHREWLA
- the tusD gene encoding sulfurtransferase complex subunit TusD, producing MSTFILQVSGKAYGSAAPVHALRFAKAAIDEGHHILQVFFYQDGVFNASSLGSPASDEFNVYQAWQKLAKLHNVELVNCVSAALRRGMVAKEEAETQGLSHWNVDEHFTNGGLGELVSGIAKADRLICF
- the punC gene encoding purine nucleoside transporter PunC, which encodes MISNSLTKRRSLVFFPYLALLSMLGFLATDMYLPAFNQIESSLNTSASLVAMTLTCFLGGLAIGQLAYGSLCDKFGKRNTLMAGLGVFAVSSILLGFTENISVFFVLRVIQAFGACSAAVIWQALVMEKFDEGEARKVFSSIMPLVALSPALAPLMGAWVSEQFGWRAIFIILAIVGLLLAAMTPALAKESRTRSQSEPILVKNILKNRAFQNNVAIFGACSAAFFCYLTLWPAVMQHHGYAAAEIGLSFIPQTLAFMLGGFACKKALHSHSPEAIKNMLITGFVVLSLVLFLLTQLGAGILAVLWVFAALAAINGAVYPLLVTDALAPFSNNATKAAGWQNFLQLGMAFIASAAVALIAHWFEKAIGTGILVCAAIVLVAWWRMNWSTWRGSWCFPDPARMGVLRTEKREHSDNDTKTHGVCNVSSQQKDTD
- the tusC gene encoding sulfurtransferase complex subunit TusC, which codes for MKKLCVVFSTSPHSNAAGREALDFAMLAASYDLETSLLFTDEGVLHLISNQEPESIGCRDYIATFGALEFYDIENLYVCEESLKEFAIAPSALPLDVQVLTNSDIREHFGSVDEVVVY
- a CDS encoding Bax inhibitor-1/YccA family protein, with the translated sequence MSQEILVSKQSTLEVNKLIKNTYMLLSMTLAFSALCAWIATAMGISPLMSLGFAIGGFILLFVTLRKADTAAGLFWVFAFTGMEGASLGFILNHYAGMANGPELIMQAFGLTSAIFIGLSMYALTTKKDFSFMGGFLFAGLIVIVIGGLINLFVGNSTAYMLLSWATALVFTGLILFDTSRIVNGGETNYIRATVSLYLDFLNLFLAILRILGMNNDD